The genomic segment GACTCACCGATATGGGAGACAATTTCAAGGTTCACCTGCTCCCAGCTCGGAGTCTCATCCCCATCGATCGACACTATCTCCATGCCTGGCTGGATCCCGGCTTTGGCAGCGATCGAGTGAGGCACCACATCGGCAACGATCGGCTTGACGGCTGGCACCCCTATCATGAACACCAGCCAGTAGGCGAGAATCGCCAGGATGAAGTTCGCTATAGGTCCGGCGGCAACAATCGCCATCCGTTTCCAGACCTTCTGATGATCAAAAGCGACGGCCTGCTCACCCTCTTTGAGCTCATCGACCCGGCCATCGAGCATTTTGACATAGCCCCCCAGAGGAATGAGGGCAATCACATACTCGGTCCCATCCTTGCCGACTTTGCGCCACAGCGCCTTACCAAAGCCAACCGAGAAGCGCTGTACCTGCACACCACAGCGGCGGGCCACCCAGAAGTGGCCAAACTCATGAGCCGTGACCAGGATCCCCAGCACGACCACGAAGGCGCCTACATCCCATAAAAAACTCAGCATCAATGTCCTACCTGGGTCAGCCAATCGCCACAGCGGCGCCTTGTCTCACCATCCAGCTGTAAAATATCGTCCAATGTGCCACAGGCTTCACCCGAGAGTGCGGCAAGCGCTTTCTCACAAAGCTTAGGGATCGCGGTAAAGCCCACCCGGCCCTCTAAAAAGGCTGCGACCGCCACCTCATTGGCCGCATTCAGCACAGTCGTAGCGCTCTGGCCCTGCCAGCAAGCCTCGATTGCCAGTTGCAGGCAGGGATAGCGCAGTGGATCTGGCTTTTCAAAGCTCAGGGTTCCACAGGAGAGCAGATCCAAGGGCTCAACTCCGGCATCGATGCGCTGCGGATACGCCAGCGCATGGGCGATCGGTGTACACATATCCGGTTGTCCCATCTGGGCCAACACCGAGCCATCTTTAAAAGAGACCATGGAGTGGATCACCGACTGCGGATGGATCACCACCTCAATGTCACTTCGCTTAAGATTAAACAACCAGCGAGCCTCAATATATTCCAGTCCCTTATTCATCATCGAGGCAGAATCAACCGAGATCTTAGCGCCCATCGACCAGTTGGGGTGAGCGATCGCCTGCTCTACCGTAACCGAGGCCAGCTGCTCCAGGGGCAGCTTACGAAACGGGCCTCCGGATCCGGTTAACAGAACCTGCCGGACTCCGGCGCCAGCCAGATCACAGTGCCCCAGCTTGGTCTGAACCTGCTCGGGCAAACACTGGAAAATGGCGTTGTGCTCACTGTCAATTGGCAACAGCTCGGCTCCATGAGCCCGGGCTGCTTCCATCATCAGGGCGCCACTCATCACCAGCGACTCTTTATTGGCCAGAAGAATCCGTTTGCCCGCCTTGATGGCACTCATGGTAGATGAGAGCCCGGCAGCCCCGACTACGGCCGCAAT from the Dongshaea marina genome contains:
- the ispC gene encoding 1-deoxy-D-xylulose-5-phosphate reductoisomerase; amino-acid sequence: MQGVTILGATGSIGQSSLRVLRRNADRYRVSALAAHSSAEALAELCLEFQPDYAALVDVQAAARLRELLAASRCPTQVLEGQGALDELAADPASDVVIAAVVGAAGLSSTMSAIKAGKRILLANKESLVMSGALMMEAARAHGAELLPIDSEHNAIFQCLPEQVQTKLGHCDLAGAGVRQVLLTGSGGPFRKLPLEQLASVTVEQAIAHPNWSMGAKISVDSASMMNKGLEYIEARWLFNLKRSDIEVVIHPQSVIHSMVSFKDGSVLAQMGQPDMCTPIAHALAYPQRIDAGVEPLDLLSCGTLSFEKPDPLRYPCLQLAIEACWQGQSATTVLNAANEVAVAAFLEGRVGFTAIPKLCEKALAALSGEACGTLDDILQLDGETRRRCGDWLTQVGH